The Petropleomorpha daqingensis genome includes a window with the following:
- a CDS encoding lysophospholipid acyltransferase family protein: protein MVPPRPVRRVSGLLLVAALAAAVISLPVLVVLAVVVSVFLPGRWYALRLLAFGLVYLALEVAGLTVAGVLWVASGFGRRIDAPAFRTAHYTALRLMLDVLMRTAGRLFALRVVTDGTSWSPMDDGVPGSENAMVVLCRHAGPGDSFLLVHTLMNRDHLRQPRVVLKDVLQLDPLIDVYLNRLPNYFVTPGDHSSEEAIADLARDMGDEDALLIFPEGGNFTPKRRFKAIQRLRQRGLVKATRRAEAMQNVLPPRPGGLTAAVRAAPHADVVFVAHTGLEHLSTVRDLWRGLPMDKTLRLRWWFVPAAEVPREDAELTDWLYRWWATIDGWIDTSRRQEPR, encoded by the coding sequence GTGGTGCCCCCTCGCCCGGTCCGCCGCGTCTCCGGCCTGCTGCTCGTCGCCGCCCTGGCGGCCGCGGTGATCTCGCTGCCGGTCCTGGTGGTCCTGGCGGTCGTCGTCTCGGTGTTCCTGCCGGGGCGCTGGTACGCGCTGCGGCTGCTGGCGTTCGGACTGGTCTACCTGGCCCTCGAGGTGGCCGGGCTCACCGTCGCGGGGGTTCTGTGGGTGGCGAGCGGCTTCGGCCGGCGGATCGACGCCCCGGCGTTCCGGACGGCGCACTACACCGCGCTGCGGCTGATGCTCGACGTGCTCATGCGGACGGCCGGGCGGCTGTTCGCGCTGCGGGTGGTCACCGACGGGACGTCGTGGTCGCCGATGGACGACGGCGTGCCCGGCTCGGAGAACGCCATGGTGGTGCTCTGCCGGCACGCCGGTCCGGGCGACTCGTTCCTGCTCGTGCACACGCTCATGAACCGAGACCACCTGCGTCAGCCGCGGGTCGTGCTCAAGGACGTGCTGCAGCTCGACCCGCTGATCGACGTCTACCTCAACCGGTTGCCGAACTACTTCGTGACACCGGGCGACCACAGCTCGGAGGAGGCGATCGCCGACCTGGCCCGCGACATGGGGGACGAGGACGCCCTGCTGATCTTCCCCGAGGGCGGGAACTTCACCCCGAAGCGCCGGTTCAAGGCCATCCAGCGGCTGCGGCAGCGCGGGCTGGTGAAGGCCACCCGCCGGGCCGAGGCGATGCAGAACGTCCTCCCGCCCCGGCCGGGCGGACTCACCGCCGCGGTCCGGGCCGCCCCGCACGCCGACGTCGTCTTCGTCGCGCACACCGGGCTCGAACACCTCAGCACCGTCCGCGACCTCTGGCGCGGCCTGCCCATGGACAAGACCCTGCGCCTGCGGTGGTGGTTCGTGCCTGCGGCCGAGGTGCCGCGCGAGGACGCCGAGCTGACCGACTGGCTCTACCGGTGGTGGGCGACCATCGACGGCTGGATCGACACCAGCCGTCGGCAGGAGCCGCGCTGA
- a CDS encoding TIGR03668 family PPOX class F420-dependent oxidoreductase, translating to MQTAELRERFASSAVARLATVRPDGAPHLVPVVFATSGDIVWLAVDAKPKRTTQLQRLTNLRREPRCALLVDHYEADWRRLWWVRADGTGTVVDEPDAGDPGLAALVERHPQYRVDPPAGPLVVVRVDRWSGWSSA from the coding sequence GTGCAGACGGCGGAGCTGCGCGAGCGCTTCGCCTCCTCCGCTGTCGCCCGGCTGGCGACCGTCCGACCGGACGGCGCTCCGCACCTCGTCCCCGTCGTGTTCGCGACGTCCGGGGACATCGTCTGGCTGGCCGTCGACGCCAAGCCCAAGCGGACGACGCAGCTGCAGCGACTGACCAACCTGCGCCGCGAGCCCCGCTGCGCCCTGCTCGTGGACCACTACGAGGCGGACTGGCGCCGGCTGTGGTGGGTGCGTGCCGACGGCACCGGCACGGTCGTCGACGAGCCGGACGCCGGCGACCCGGGCCTGGCCGCCCTGGTCGAGCGGCATCCGCAGTACCGGGTGGACCCGCCGGCCGGGCCGCTCGTCGTCGTGCGGGTCGACCGCTGGAGCGGGTGGTCGAGCGCATGA
- a CDS encoding LLM class flavin-dependent oxidoreductase: protein MDVSVAFPTALDSHENIALAEELGYARAWLYDTPQNSPDVWMCLALAAERTSRIGLGPGVLVPSLRHPMVNAAATAMLVAMAPGRVEVAFGTGFSGRRAMGYRGIPWSFMARYIRAYRGLLRGDVVEWEGAQMQMMHPAGHAPARPIDVPVLISALGPKGAEVTRELADGLYATLQLPDFAREFARVSYLAWGTVLDEGEDPTAERARLAGGPGTALAWHGAYEFGGQEAVAGLPGGNAWNEVVSRTPQDRRHIAVHTGHCVELNEADRAAWESGGSTLMEPTTLSGTAEQVRGKLDDLAERGVTEIVYQPCGPDVRRELERFLDVASRSAAGVGG from the coding sequence ATGGACGTCTCGGTCGCCTTCCCGACCGCGCTGGACTCGCACGAGAACATCGCGCTCGCGGAGGAGCTCGGGTACGCGCGGGCCTGGCTGTACGACACCCCGCAGAACAGCCCCGACGTGTGGATGTGCCTGGCTCTCGCCGCCGAACGCACCTCCCGCATCGGCCTCGGACCCGGCGTCCTGGTGCCCTCGCTGCGGCACCCCATGGTGAACGCCGCTGCGACGGCGATGCTGGTGGCGATGGCACCGGGCCGGGTCGAGGTCGCGTTCGGCACCGGTTTCTCGGGACGCCGGGCGATGGGCTACAGGGGCATCCCGTGGTCGTTCATGGCCAGGTACATCCGGGCCTACCGGGGGCTGCTGCGCGGCGATGTGGTCGAGTGGGAGGGCGCCCAGATGCAGATGATGCATCCGGCCGGCCACGCGCCGGCCCGGCCGATCGACGTCCCCGTCCTGATCAGCGCGCTGGGGCCGAAGGGCGCCGAGGTCACCCGCGAGCTGGCCGACGGGCTGTACGCGACGCTGCAGCTGCCCGACTTCGCCCGCGAGTTCGCGCGGGTCTCCTACCTGGCCTGGGGCACCGTCCTGGACGAGGGCGAGGACCCGACCGCCGAGCGGGCCCGTCTCGCCGGCGGCCCGGGGACCGCGCTCGCCTGGCACGGTGCGTACGAGTTCGGGGGCCAGGAGGCGGTGGCCGGACTGCCCGGTGGGAACGCCTGGAACGAGGTGGTGAGCCGGACGCCCCAGGACCGGAGGCACATCGCCGTGCACACCGGGCACTGCGTCGAGCTCAACGAGGCCGACCGCGCGGCGTGGGAGTCGGGCGGATCGACCCTGATGGAACCGACCACGCTCAGCGGGACGGCGGAGCAGGTCCGCGGCAAGCTCGACGACCTGGCCGAACGCGGTGTCACCGAGATCGTCTACCAGCCGTGCGGACCCGACGTCCGGCGCGAGCTCGAGAGGTTCCTCGACGTCGCCAGCCGCTCGGCGGCCGGCGTGGGCGGCTGA
- a CDS encoding SMP-30/gluconolactonase/LRE family protein codes for MREFGTVMDGLSYLECPRWHEDRIWVSDFYTHQVLSVREDGSDLRLEAEVPGQPSGLGWLPDGRLLIVSQHDNRLLRREPDGSLATHADLSAHVTGEPNDMVVDGQGRAFVGNFGFDLMAGAPVEPTVLLRVDPDGTVTQVADDMWFPNGSVITDDDVLLVDETFGNRITAFDVDADGTLTNRRVWASFGELPGDRDLQAALGQLKVAPDGCGLDAEGALWVADALAGRVLRLREGGEVLEELPVGTGVFACMLGGSDGRTLFLCSAPDFDRAARSAAREARLLSCRVDVPHGGRP; via the coding sequence ATGCGTGAGTTCGGCACCGTCATGGACGGCCTGTCCTACCTCGAGTGCCCGCGCTGGCACGAGGACCGGATCTGGGTCTCGGACTTCTACACCCACCAGGTGCTCTCGGTCCGGGAGGACGGCAGCGACCTCCGCCTCGAAGCGGAGGTGCCGGGTCAGCCGTCGGGACTCGGGTGGCTCCCCGACGGCCGGCTGCTCATCGTCTCCCAGCACGACAACCGGCTGCTGCGCCGTGAGCCCGACGGATCCCTCGCCACGCACGCCGACCTCTCGGCGCACGTGACCGGCGAGCCCAACGACATGGTCGTCGACGGGCAGGGCCGCGCGTTCGTCGGCAACTTCGGCTTCGACCTGATGGCCGGCGCCCCGGTCGAGCCGACGGTGCTCCTGCGCGTCGACCCCGACGGGACGGTCACGCAGGTGGCCGACGACATGTGGTTCCCCAACGGCAGCGTGATCACCGACGACGACGTCCTGCTGGTGGACGAGACGTTCGGCAACCGCATCACCGCGTTCGACGTCGACGCGGACGGCACGCTGACCAACCGTCGGGTGTGGGCGTCGTTCGGTGAGCTGCCGGGCGACCGTGACCTCCAGGCGGCACTCGGGCAGCTGAAGGTCGCCCCCGACGGCTGCGGTCTGGACGCCGAGGGCGCGCTGTGGGTCGCCGACGCGCTCGCCGGCCGGGTCCTCCGTCTCCGGGAAGGCGGCGAGGTCCTCGAGGAACTGCCCGTCGGCACCGGCGTGTTCGCCTGCATGCTCGGCGGATCCGACGGACGGACGCTGTTCCTGTGCAGTGCGCCGGACTTCGACCGCGCCGCTCGCAGTGCCGCGCGCGAGGCGCGCCTGCTCTCCTGCCGGGTCGACGTGCCGCACGGTGGTCGCCCCTAG
- a CDS encoding protein phosphatase 2C domain-containing protein: MDELMPIGDFSARSGLSPKQLRSYAASGLLTPAAVDPYTAYRYYSPAQLGDARLIDALRDAGIPLAEISLLLRDRDPGRLRAWAARVRDDAERRHEALDQALALLGCAADRPTGRNTMAYLDCAGRTDIGLVRENNEDAIVTGSRFVAVADGLGGHAGGEVASRLATELVAASFTGGSLDELATAVRAANFAVWERGSSTAGSEGMGTTLVAAGLVGDGVLGVVHVGDSRAYLVRDGGLQRLTEDHTVAAQMVRDGELTEADAVGHPHRSVLTRALGVGPDVPLDAVERAVVPGDRLVLCSDGLFNHVPDDELAALALSGASPQAAVDTLLELGLARGGEDNLSVVVADVRA, encoded by the coding sequence GTGGACGAGCTCATGCCGATCGGCGACTTCTCGGCGAGGTCCGGGCTGTCGCCCAAGCAGTTGCGGAGCTACGCCGCGAGCGGGTTGCTGACGCCCGCGGCCGTGGACCCGTACACCGCCTACCGCTACTACTCCCCCGCCCAGCTCGGCGACGCCCGGCTGATCGACGCGCTGCGCGACGCCGGGATCCCGCTGGCCGAGATCTCGCTGCTGCTCCGGGACCGCGATCCCGGCCGGCTGCGCGCCTGGGCGGCGCGTGTCCGCGACGACGCCGAGCGCCGGCACGAGGCGCTCGACCAGGCGCTCGCCCTGCTCGGCTGCGCCGCCGACCGACCGACAGGAAGGAACACCATGGCGTACCTGGACTGCGCCGGACGGACCGACATCGGTCTCGTCCGGGAGAACAACGAGGACGCGATCGTCACCGGCTCCCGGTTCGTCGCCGTCGCCGACGGTCTCGGCGGCCACGCCGGCGGCGAGGTCGCCTCGCGCCTGGCCACCGAGCTGGTCGCCGCCAGCTTCACCGGGGGCTCGCTCGACGAGCTGGCGACGGCGGTCCGCGCCGCGAACTTCGCCGTCTGGGAGCGCGGGTCGAGCACGGCCGGGTCCGAGGGCATGGGGACGACGCTGGTCGCCGCCGGCCTGGTCGGCGACGGCGTGCTCGGCGTCGTGCACGTCGGCGACAGCCGGGCCTACCTGGTGCGCGACGGCGGGCTGCAGCGGCTGACCGAGGACCACACCGTGGCCGCGCAGATGGTCCGCGACGGCGAGCTCACCGAGGCCGACGCCGTCGGCCACCCGCACCGCAGCGTCCTGACCCGCGCGCTGGGCGTCGGCCCCGACGTACCGCTGGACGCGGTGGAGCGGGCGGTCGTGCCCGGCGACCGGCTGGTGCTGTGCAGCGACGGTCTGTTCAACCACGTGCCGGACGACGAGCTCGCCGCGCTGGCGCTCTCCGGGGCGAGCCCGCAGGCCGCCGTCGACACCCTGCTGGAACTGGGCCTGGCCCGGGGTGGGGAGGACAACCTCTCCGTCGTCGTCGCGGACGTGCGCGCCTGA
- a CDS encoding TetR/AcrR family transcriptional regulator: MPRERLNRDRVLQGAVALADRSGIEALSMRALAQDLGVVPMALYKHVKDKDELLDGMVDVLIDEFEPPDPALDWKAAIRHRLLSARRVVLRHPWARKAIESRTRRTPTVLAYMDSVTGMFRAAGFSADLTHHLMHALGNRIWGFSPELFDEPRDDDAPPLTPEQQAALAAEFAQRYPHILEVAMAATRGDLSGVGAGCDEEFEFEFALDLLLDGAERLHARGWSSRDRAARPA, from the coding sequence GTGCCCCGCGAACGGCTCAACCGCGACCGCGTCCTGCAGGGCGCCGTCGCGCTCGCCGACCGGTCCGGCATCGAGGCGCTGAGCATGCGCGCGCTCGCCCAGGACCTCGGCGTCGTCCCCATGGCGCTGTACAAGCACGTCAAGGACAAGGACGAGCTGCTCGACGGGATGGTCGACGTCCTCATCGACGAGTTCGAGCCGCCGGACCCGGCGCTGGACTGGAAGGCGGCGATCCGGCACCGCCTGCTCTCCGCGCGGCGGGTCGTGCTGCGCCACCCCTGGGCGCGCAAGGCCATCGAGTCGCGCACCCGCCGGACGCCGACCGTGCTGGCCTACATGGACTCGGTCACCGGCATGTTCCGCGCCGCCGGCTTCTCGGCGGACCTGACGCACCACCTGATGCACGCGCTCGGCAACCGGATCTGGGGGTTCAGCCCCGAGCTGTTCGACGAGCCGCGGGACGACGACGCCCCGCCGCTGACCCCCGAGCAGCAGGCCGCGCTGGCGGCCGAGTTCGCCCAGCGCTACCCGCACATCCTCGAGGTCGCCATGGCCGCGACCCGGGGCGACCTGTCCGGGGTCGGCGCGGGCTGCGACGAGGAGTTCGAGTTCGAGTTCGCCCTCGACCTGCTGCTCGACGGCGCCGAGCGGCTGCACGCGCGCGGCTGGAGCTCGCGCGATCGGGCGGCGCGCCCCGCTTGA
- a CDS encoding DUF4386 domain-containing protein has product MKRRTAITAGVLYLITHVTSIAAVVLYGGLLDDPLGPGSDTRVLVGGLCDVLLALSVVGTAVALYPVVKRHGEGLAIGYVGLRTLEAAVIVAGVVALLAVVTLRQSGAATEPVAEGLVAVRDWTFLVGPGLVCGTNTVVLAALMYRSRLVPRFIAVLGLVGGPLVFGWNLMSMFGGTELFSAVAVLFVAPVFAWEICLAVYLIAKGFRPTVVPAPVVDREPVAVG; this is encoded by the coding sequence ATGAAACGCAGAACAGCGATCACCGCCGGTGTGCTGTACCTGATCACCCACGTGACGTCGATCGCGGCCGTCGTCCTGTACGGCGGCCTCCTCGACGACCCGCTGGGCCCCGGGAGCGACACCCGCGTGCTGGTCGGCGGCCTGTGCGACGTGCTCCTCGCGCTGTCCGTCGTCGGCACCGCGGTCGCGCTGTACCCGGTGGTGAAGCGCCACGGGGAGGGCTTGGCGATCGGCTACGTCGGCCTGCGCACGCTGGAGGCGGCGGTCATCGTCGCCGGCGTCGTCGCGCTGCTCGCCGTCGTCACCCTGCGGCAGTCGGGCGCCGCGACCGAGCCCGTCGCCGAAGGCCTGGTGGCGGTGCGCGACTGGACGTTCCTGGTCGGCCCGGGCCTGGTCTGCGGCACGAACACCGTCGTCCTGGCCGCGCTCATGTACCGCTCGCGCCTGGTGCCGCGGTTCATCGCCGTCCTCGGCCTGGTCGGCGGGCCGCTGGTGTTCGGCTGGAACCTGATGTCGATGTTCGGCGGGACCGAGCTGTTCTCCGCCGTGGCGGTGCTGTTCGTCGCCCCGGTGTTCGCGTGGGAGATCTGCCTCGCCGTCTACCTGATCGCCAAGGGCTTCCGGCCGACCGTCGTCCCGGCCCCGGTCGTCGACCGCGAGCCGGTCGCCGTCGGCTGA
- a CDS encoding sialidase family protein, with the protein MLLVGAGPAAAYPYTVGAPVLASATNPLNPACTAGGPTGTNYPNTEVEPFVAVDPTNPNHIVGVYQQDRWSDGGARGLTTSTSLTGGASWSQTAARFSECSGGDPVYDRASDPWVTFDPAGNAYQISLSVSADQVTSAILVSKGSPLANGDLAWGAPTTLIRDDDALHFNDKESITADPTRPGYVYAVWDRGTLPGGNRSLTSEAHSFAYRGQPMFSFTSDYGATWSTPVAMSNANVFTLGNQIAVLPDGTLVDVFWSGRGSGVQPSPNQNFIGVMVSTDAGRHWSPVSRISNFVDPQGCGVEGVCDPDNQVDPVRAGVEIPDIAVDAAGRIYVVWSDARFSGGTTPDVVLSTSTNGRTWTTPVQVNQTPVAAAAAFNATVAVTSDGTVAVLYYDFRNNLPGGGATTSVVLAHSHTAGAAWEPERSLYPGDFDMRNAPVARGYFLGDYQGLTAIGRNLLAFFSVAGAVPGTADVEAVSITAP; encoded by the coding sequence GTGCTGCTCGTGGGGGCGGGCCCGGCCGCGGCCTACCCGTACACCGTCGGGGCACCGGTCCTCGCCTCGGCGACCAATCCTCTGAACCCCGCCTGCACGGCCGGCGGGCCGACGGGGACGAACTACCCGAACACCGAGGTGGAGCCGTTCGTCGCGGTCGATCCGACCAACCCGAACCACATCGTCGGCGTCTACCAGCAGGACCGCTGGAGCGACGGCGGAGCCCGCGGTCTGACCACCTCGACGTCCCTCACCGGCGGGGCGTCCTGGTCGCAGACCGCCGCCAGGTTCAGCGAGTGCTCCGGCGGCGATCCGGTCTACGACCGTGCCTCCGACCCCTGGGTCACCTTCGACCCGGCGGGCAACGCCTACCAGATCTCGCTGTCGGTCTCCGCCGACCAGGTGACCTCGGCGATCCTGGTGTCGAAGGGTTCCCCGTTGGCGAACGGCGACCTCGCCTGGGGTGCGCCCACGACGCTGATCCGCGACGACGACGCCCTGCACTTCAACGACAAGGAGTCGATCACCGCCGACCCGACCAGGCCGGGGTACGTCTACGCGGTGTGGGACCGCGGCACCCTGCCGGGTGGCAACCGCAGCCTGACTTCCGAGGCGCACTCCTTCGCCTACCGCGGGCAGCCGATGTTCTCGTTCACGAGCGACTACGGCGCGACGTGGTCGACGCCGGTGGCGATGAGCAACGCGAACGTGTTCACCCTGGGCAACCAGATCGCCGTGCTGCCCGACGGCACGCTCGTGGACGTCTTCTGGAGCGGTCGCGGCTCGGGCGTGCAGCCCTCGCCGAACCAGAACTTCATCGGCGTGATGGTGTCCACCGACGCGGGGCGGCACTGGTCGCCGGTCAGCAGGATCTCGAACTTCGTCGATCCTCAGGGCTGCGGCGTCGAGGGGGTCTGCGACCCGGACAACCAGGTGGATCCGGTGCGCGCCGGGGTGGAGATCCCCGACATCGCGGTCGACGCGGCCGGGCGGATCTACGTGGTGTGGTCCGACGCCCGGTTCTCCGGCGGGACGACGCCGGACGTGGTCCTGTCCACGTCGACGAACGGCCGGACCTGGACCACGCCGGTGCAGGTGAACCAGACGCCGGTGGCCGCTGCGGCCGCGTTCAACGCGACGGTGGCGGTGACCTCGGACGGGACCGTCGCCGTTCTCTACTACGACTTCCGGAACAACCTCCCGGGGGGCGGGGCGACCACCTCGGTCGTGCTCGCCCACTCCCACACGGCCGGGGCGGCCTGGGAACCGGAGCGGTCGCTCTACCCGGGGGACTTCGACATGAGGAACGCACCGGTCGCCCGGGGGTACTTCCTCGGCGACTACCAGGGGTTGACCGCGATCGGCCGCAACCTGCTCGCCTTCTTCTCCGTGGCCGGCGCCGTCCCGGGTACGGCCGACGTGGAGGCCGTGTCGATCACCGCGCCGTGA